TCCGCTAATGCGGAGACGCTCGCCGACAAACCCCAGGCCCATCACCAACCCTTGCGAGCGGGGAGAGGGGTACCCGGGGACAGTATGAATCCGTATGGCAGCAGAAGGCATCACGCAAGGGGTTTCTCTGACGGCAGTAAGAAGCGCGCTCTCCGACAAGCGACTTGAGACATACCGTCTGGGGGATGAGTCGGATGAGGTCGTGCTTGCCCGTTATCGCTGGAACCTTGCTCTTGGTCAATCCTTCTATCCAAGCATAGGATTGTCGAAGTGACATGGCCATATTTCAAAGTCATCGCCGGATACGATTCAAAGCCGTTGGTACGAGGATTCAGTACCTTACGCGACATAGAGAAGGAGCGGTTCAGAAAGTGGCGCAGCTGCAGGGACGCAGCAAGCCTGAAGAGCCTATCGCGTGGTAGCGAATTGAGTTTTGGATTAGGGCTGACGCTACAGCCGAATACAACGCAAATCTGGCATAGGAAAGCCCACTTTGTCAAAGCATTTCCCAATGTTCCGAAAAAATATAGAACGCGTGCCAATATCGCAGGGAAGCTGCAAGATATCCGCAAGCTGCGTAATCGCATTTCACACCATCAGCCAATCTTCAAGATGGAAAGCTTGCCTCAGCTCGACAAAAATATTCTAGAGATCATCGGCTGGCTTTCTCCCAACATGTTGCTACTGCTTCCGGTTGGTGAGGCCTTCGTCGACGTTTATGCGCGTGGGCACGACGCGTACGCAGTGCCGATAAGGCATGCGAATTCGGCGTCACAAACAGGGGCTGCGGCGAATTAGACGCCATTGAGTCGACGATCCAAACTGGGGCGGCAATTCGTCACCCCCGCTTGAGCTTCGATTGCGCCTTCGCCGCCTTCCCCATCCATCGATTTTTACGCGCTTCGTCACTGCGCAGTCGCGTATTGGACATGATTTCGAGTCGCTGACCTTCGGCGCGTAATCGCAAAAAACTCTCCAATCGTTCCGGCGCGAGCGTTTTTTGCGTTACTGCCTCGCGTACGGCGCATCCCGGTTCTTTGTCGTGTCCACAATCCGAAAATCGGCAATTGGCAGCGAGCGCTGCGATGTCTTCGAACGCCTCCGCCAAACCCGATCCACCTCCTGCCCAAACTCCAATTTCACGCATTCCCGGCGTATCGATCAAGATCCCACCCGCAGGCAATACAATGAGCTCCCGACGCGTCGTCGTGTGCCGGCCCTTGTCCGTTCCAGCCGATATGGCCGACGTCGCTAGCCTTTCTTCACCAATCAATCGATTGATCAGCGTCGATTTGCCCACGCCGGACGAACCGAGCAGCACGCCCGTCATGCCCTCGCGCAAATATCCTCGAATCGTGTCGATCCCTTCGCCCGTCACGGCACTCGATACGTGCACCGCCACGTCCGCAGCATTTGCCGAAATCCATTCCAATGCCGGTTTCGGGTCACCCAAGTCGGCTTTCGTGAGCAAAATGATGGGCTCGGCGCCACTTTCGCGCGTGATTGCCAAGTATCGCTCGAGCCTCCGTGGATTGAAATCACGATTGAGCGAGCTCACGAGAAATGCAAAGTCGATGTTGGCTGCGACGACCTGCGGTTTGTCCCCGGTCCCCGCCGCCCTCCGAATGAATGCCGTACGCCGCGGAAGCAGCGCTTGCACGATTGCATGGCCGTCCGTATCGGGCTGATCGTCCACGACGACCCAATCGCCGACGGCAGGAAAGTCAATCGGACTCTGCGCTTCGTGGCGGAGTTTGCCCGAAAGCACCGCCATGCTCGACACGGTTTCACCCTGGATTTCGTACGCTCCACGATGTTCCGTAATCACACGCGCAACGGCCCGATGCGGCCCCTCGTGCACCAAAAAGTGGCCAGCAAAATAGGGCGAATAGCCAAGGCGTGCGAGCGCGGGAGTCATGTGCGGATAACGGTTCTCCGCAGAGAACCTAGAGTTCCGAGCAGTTTGAAACAAGGTTCTATCGGGGGGTATGGGGGGCAGAGCAGTCGGCTCGTCTTTTGGGGCGTAGCCCCAAAAGACTCAAAGAGCCGCCTGCGAGCCCCCCATCGCAAACTGGCCTCGCGCAGCGGGCGTCTTACGCCCGCGAAGCGAGCGTTCAACTCGAGGCCCGGTATCATTACCGCTCGCCGAGCAAGTCGAACCGGGCGAGCGTCGAGCACATCTCGGAAATGGCTCGCATGAGACGCAGCCGATTTTCCCGCACGGGCAAATCGTCCGTCATGACGTACACGTCCAAGAAGTATTGGTGCAAAAGCGGCGCAAACCGAGCCACTTCGCGAAGCGCGGCCCCGTAATCACCAGCTCGACGCAAATCGACCAGCGTCGCGCGCAGCTTCACGTATCCGTCGTATACGATCCGCTCGCTCACGTGATCCTCCGCGCGCGGAGCAACGGGTTCTCCGGCCGGCGCATTCTCCGCAATGTTCGTCGCGCGCTTGAACACCTCGCCCACGCTCGCACGCGTGGCTGCATCGAGCTCCGCCAGCGCGCTTGCCCGCGCGCGCGCATCGAGCGGCCTTTCGAAGGCCACCGCAAGGCTTGCCGCAACGGCATCTTGCGGAAGTTTGTCCGTCAGTAACCCGCGCAAACGCTCCGTGAAAAAGTCGCCGAGCTTGTCCATAAGCTCCGCGGGCCCGAGATCTAGCGTCACGCCGCCATACCCGTCATACGCTGCCCGGATGGCATCGGAGAGGCGCAGATCGAAGCCGCGATCGAACATCACGCGCAAGATGCCAATGCACGCACGCCGCAAACCGTAAGGATCCGCCGCTCCCGTGGGCGTCAGACCAATCGCGAAACAACCCACGATCGTGTCGAGCCTGTCGGCGATCGAAACGAGCGCACCCGCATCCGATTTCGGCGTCGCATCCTGCGCACCCTTCGGCTGGTAGTGCTCGCGAATCACATCCGCCACGTCCGCACTCACGCCTTGCGCGAGCGCGTACGCGCGGCCCATTTCTCCTTCGAGCTCCGGGAATTCGCCGACCATCAGCGACACGAGATCGCATTTGGCAAGATGCGCTCCCGATGCCGATGCCATGAGTGTCGGTTCGGGGAGCGAAAGCAAAAGACCAATCTCGCGCGCAAGGCGCTCGATGCGCGTAGCTTTGCCCAGCATCGTGCCGAGACGTTTTTGAAAGACGATCCCTCCGAGCTTCTGTCGCCTGTCGGCGAGCGGAATGGCCACGTCTTCGCGATAGAAAAAGCGCGCATCAGAAAGGCGCGCACGCATCGTGCAATCGTTGCCGCGGCGAATGTTTTCCGGCGCGAGCGCCGTGTTCACGACCGATAAGTACCGCGGCAAAAGCTTCCCATCGGCACCTCGCACGCAGAAGTAACGTTGATGCCCCTTGGCCACTGCGACGATGACTCGCTCGGGCAGTTCGAGGAATTCATTCGCATAACCACCGACGATGACGTGAGGTTCCTCCACGAGCGAAAGGTTTTCCCCAATCAAAAAGTCGTCCTCGATGAGCGTTCCGCCGGCGGCTTTTGCGCCTTCGACGAGCCTTTCGTGCATCACGCGTGCGCGTTCTGCTGGGTCGACGAGCACATGCGCTTTGCGAAGCGTTTCGACGTAGGAATCGGCGTCGGCAAACGAAATCGTTTCAGGTGCAAGGAATCTGTGTCCACGTGACGTGCGCCCGCTCTTCACGCCCGCTACGTCGACGTCGATCACGTCGCGGCCAAAGAGCGCGACGATCCAATGAATCGGCCGTCCGAAGGCAAACTCGCCGGAGCCCCAACGCATCGACTTGCGAAACGGAATCGCCGTGATGATCGCGCGCAGCGCATCGGGCAAAAGCGCCGCCGCGCTCTGTCCTGCTTCGCGCCGCGTGCCCACGAGGTACTCGCCTTTGGGCGTTTCGACGCGGCGCAAGTCGGCAACCGAGCAGCCGATCTTCGAGGCAAACGCTTCGGCGGCCTTCGTCGGAACACCTTCTTTGAACGCTGCTTTTACGGGCGGACCCGTCACTTCCTCTTCGAGATCCGGTTGACGCTCGGCCACGTGCGCAACGACCACGGAAAGGCGCCTGGGCGTGCCAAGCGCTCGGATGGTCCCATGCGCAAGCCGGAGATCCGCGAGTTTTTTGTGTACGAGCTCGGGCAGCGCACGCAGCGCAGCCTCGACGAAAGAAGCCGGCAGCTCTTCGCAGCCGATCTCGAGGAGCAAGTCGCGAGTGTCGGACATGAGGCGCGCACCCTAGCGCAAACGACGCGCTCGAGGGAGGTTCTTCGTGCATCCAAGCGGTGCTCGCGGTCGCGATGGCGTGGTGATGCTGCTACATCACGCCTTCCGTCCGTCGCGATGCACATGAATGCACCCCAAAACAGCGCTCCTCCGCCGTCCTGGCGGCAAATCGAGCGGCCGAACGAAGACGAGCTCTTGGTCGTCGTTGGTCCTACGGCCACAGGAAAAACCGAGCTGGGGATCCGTCTCGCCGAGATGTTCGGGGGTGAAATCATCGGCGCCGACAGCGTGCAGATCTACCGCGACTACGACATCGGCTCGGGCAAACCCACCGCGGAAGAACAAGCGCGCGTCGCGCATCACCTCGTGTCCGTAGCGGATCCATTCGCCCCGATCGATGCGCACACCTATGCCGAAATGGCGGATCGAGCCATCGCGGACGTACGAAAGCGTGGTCTTGTGCCCATCGTCGTCGGAGGGACGTATCTCTGGGTGAAGGCTCTCGTTCGAGGGCTCATGGCGGCGCCTCCTGCGAGTCCTGAAATCCGCGCGAGACATGCAGCGTTCGTCGAAGCATCCGGGCGCGGCGCGCTGCATGCAGAGCTTGCCAAGGTCGATCCGGAGAGCGCCAATCGTTTGGCCCCAAACGACTTCGTTCGCGTCAGTCGAGCGCTCGAAGTGTACGAGCTATCGGGCAAGCGGCAGAGCGAATGGTTTGCCGAGCATGGTTTTCAGGACGAACGGTATCGGGCAAGGTTTGTCGGGGTCGCGGTGTCGCGCGAAGAGCAGGACGCGCGGATTCGAGCGCGCGTCGTGCGATGGCTCGAACAAGGCTGGATCGAAGAGGTGCGCGGGCTGCTTGCGAAAGGGCATGCGTCCACGCGAGCGATGGGATCGGTGGGGTACAAGGAAGTGCGTGCCCACGTCGAGGGGCAGTTACAGAAAGACGAACTCGTCGAAGCGATCGTGCGAGCGACGCGCGTGTTTGCTCGAAGGCAACGCACGTGGCTCCGGGACGAACCCGTGAAATATTACGCGCTCGAATGATTGGCGTGACGTCTACGGGTGCACATCCTCACTCGTCACCCGTCACATCCAGCGTGAGCGTCACGCTGACGAGCATCGGTGTGCTCGTCGCGTCGAGTTTGTCCAACGCTTCCTTGTAGGCCTCATCCAGCATCGCGCGAGCGCTTGCGCGATCGAGCCCCGTTGCTCGTCGCTCCACGTTGACCCGCGTGAGGACGGGCAAATCCTCCGAGGCGAGCGTTTTCAGCTCCGTCGTTTTCTTGGATGTCTCTTTCTTCGGACGCGGCTGACTCGGCGGCGGCGAGCTGCCTCGCTTGGACTCGATGACCACGTCGATCGGCGCCACGACCTTCGTGAGACCCGCTTGCGGCGCAGGCGTGCCGAAGTCGTAGTCCTGCCCCGTGTCGAACGCCGATGCG
The window above is part of the Polyangiaceae bacterium genome. Proteins encoded here:
- the rsgA gene encoding ribosome small subunit-dependent GTPase A, whose translation is MTPALARLGYSPYFAGHFLVHEGPHRAVARVITEHRGAYEIQGETVSSMAVLSGKLRHEAQSPIDFPAVGDWVVVDDQPDTDGHAIVQALLPRRTAFIRRAAGTGDKPQVVAANIDFAFLVSSLNRDFNPRRLERYLAITRESGAEPIILLTKADLGDPKPALEWISANAADVAVHVSSAVTGEGIDTIRGYLREGMTGVLLGSSGVGKSTLINRLIGEERLATSAISAGTDKGRHTTTRRELIVLPAGGILIDTPGMREIGVWAGGGSGLAEAFEDIAALAANCRFSDCGHDKEPGCAVREAVTQKTLAPERLESFLRLRAEGQRLEIMSNTRLRSDEARKNRWMGKAAKAQSKLKRG
- the miaA gene encoding tRNA (adenosine(37)-N6)-dimethylallyltransferase MiaA, whose translation is MHMNAPQNSAPPPSWRQIERPNEDELLVVVGPTATGKTELGIRLAEMFGGEIIGADSVQIYRDYDIGSGKPTAEEQARVAHHLVSVADPFAPIDAHTYAEMADRAIADVRKRGLVPIVVGGTYLWVKALVRGLMAAPPASPEIRARHAAFVEASGRGALHAELAKVDPESANRLAPNDFVRVSRALEVYELSGKRQSEWFAEHGFQDERYRARFVGVAVSREEQDARIRARVVRWLEQGWIEEVRGLLAKGHASTRAMGSVGYKEVRAHVEGQLQKDELVEAIVRATRVFARRQRTWLRDEPVKYYALE
- a CDS encoding glycine--tRNA ligase subunit beta; the encoded protein is MSDTRDLLLEIGCEELPASFVEAALRALPELVHKKLADLRLAHGTIRALGTPRRLSVVVAHVAERQPDLEEEVTGPPVKAAFKEGVPTKAAEAFASKIGCSVADLRRVETPKGEYLVGTRREAGQSAAALLPDALRAIITAIPFRKSMRWGSGEFAFGRPIHWIVALFGRDVIDVDVAGVKSGRTSRGHRFLAPETISFADADSYVETLRKAHVLVDPAERARVMHERLVEGAKAAGGTLIEDDFLIGENLSLVEEPHVIVGGYANEFLELPERVIVAVAKGHQRYFCVRGADGKLLPRYLSVVNTALAPENIRRGNDCTMRARLSDARFFYREDVAIPLADRRQKLGGIVFQKRLGTMLGKATRIERLAREIGLLLSLPEPTLMASASGAHLAKCDLVSLMVGEFPELEGEMGRAYALAQGVSADVADVIREHYQPKGAQDATPKSDAGALVSIADRLDTIVGCFAIGLTPTGAADPYGLRRACIGILRVMFDRGFDLRLSDAIRAAYDGYGGVTLDLGPAELMDKLGDFFTERLRGLLTDKLPQDAVAASLAVAFERPLDARARASALAELDAATRASVGEVFKRATNIAENAPAGEPVAPRAEDHVSERIVYDGYVKLRATLVDLRRAGDYGAALREVARFAPLLHQYFLDVYVMTDDLPVRENRLRLMRAISEMCSTLARFDLLGER